CTCGCCGACGACCACATGGCTGCCCGAGGTGTAGGCGCGGGCACCGACTTCGGCGGCGGAGACCTTCGCCGCGCTGTCGTTGTGGATACGGACGTCGGAGAAGTCCGCGCCGAGGCGGGCCTCCATTTCCTCGCGCGTCCCGTCGTCGAGGGGGCGGCCCGGGGCGCGCAGGACGTCATGGACGGCGGAACGTTGCACGGCAGGGCGTTGCGCGACGGAGCGTTGTACGGGGGGCTGTTCGGCCCGGTCGGGGCCGCATTCGGCGGAGTGCCGGTGCGTCTCCTCGGCCCAGAGGTGTCCGGCCCGGCGGAGCATCTGGACCACGGCGGCGTTCCCCAGGGTGGCCTGCAGCGGGAGAAGTCCGGGCGGTGGAGGGCTTGATGCGGCTTCAAGGCTGCGGTCCACCCTGCGGACGCCCTCGGTTCCGGTCTTCCCGACGTTCTCGTGGTCGCGCAAGGAGGTCTCTTCCGACGCAGGAGAATTCGACCCTTCCTGCATACGCGACCAGGGAGCGACCGACCAGGTACTTCAGGGCAGCGTCGCCCGGCCGCCCGGACAACGAACGAGGCGCGCACGGGGCAAACGGCTTCCGTCTCAAAGGCGGCGGAGCCCCCTCCAGTCGCCGTGGCGGGACCGTCACCGGCGCAGTGACGTCGAAGTCTTCGGCTACCCGTCGAGCTCTTCGACCGGCTGGCGCAGGATGGTCCTCAGTTTCTCGGGGGCTGTCCTGCGGGGGTCGCTGAGGTAGATCTCGTGGTGCAGGCCCGTCGGGCGCAGGCCGTTGGCGGCGAGGTAGGAGTGGTGGAGTTCGTGCAGCACGGGTGCCTCGTCGTCGTAGGAGCCGATGTGCAGCACCTGGGCGCTGGGGCCTTCGTGGAGGGTGAGGTGCCGGATCCGGGAGATCGTGGGCGTCTTCTTCCTGGCAAGCGCGGTCTGCTTGGCGTCCTCGATCATCTCCTGGGTGATCCAGGAGGGCATGCTGATGAGCATGGTCCACTGCCAGGTGTCCTTGGCTCCGCCGGTGAAGGCTTCGGGCCGGTCCGCCCACCACAGTCCTTCCAGCGGGGCGACGACGAAATCGCCGCCCGCCGTGCGCTTGCCGGCGAACTTGAGGGTGTAGGCGACCGCATAAAGGGCCTCGACCGCGTGGACGTAGGCGGGAGCCGTGTTGGGGTTTCCCCTGCCGTCGACGGCGATGAACTGCTGCTCGGGAACGTCCACGACGGCCCATGCCGTGTTCTTGGGCGCGTAGAACTCCTTCCGCTCCCGCTTGACGTCGTACGGTGCCATGGGTGCCTCACTTCCTGAAGGATGCGCATCGCCCGGTGATGCGCGCGTACGCCCCCGGGCAGTCGACCGGGGGCGGGGGACGGCCGGTGGCGGGCGGCACGATCGGAAGCCGTGACTTCTGCTCCGCCTCGTACCGCCCGGCCTCATCCTGCCTCACGGGTATGACACTCCAGCCACTTCACCGAGCTCGTCCTCGGCCCGGCCGCCGGCCGGTGGCCTCCGGCGCCCCTGAGAGAAATTCGCCGTCGGCGCGACCTTGACAGCGCCGTTCGGCACACGGGATGGTACGTGAACCAGATAGTACGTGTACCTTACTAAAAAGTCTTCGGAGGCAGTGAGGATGGCTGTTCAGATTCGTGAGCTTCACCATGTCGGTCTGGGAATGGACAACGCGACCGCCGATGAAGCGCGTGACTACTACCGCGATGTGCTCAACTTGACGCAGGACGCCGGGAGATGGCACATCCCCGGCATCCACGGCTACTTCCTGGACATCCCCAGCGATGTGCAGATTCACCTGCTGGGCAGCGACGGCCCGTCGCCGTACAGCAAGGGGCCGGGCAAGGACCCCGTGGAAAATCACATCGCGCTGGCCGTCGACGACATCATCGAGGCCGAGGAAGAGCTCAAACGCCTTGGCGTGGAGTACTTCACGCTCGACAACGTCGCTTCCCCGAACCTCAAGCAACTCTTCCTGCGTGATCCCGCGAACAACCTCGTGGAGATTCACCAGCTCGGGTTGTGCCGGTGCCGCAGGAGTCAGCGGCCCGCGCCGGCCGGTCCCTCCAGCTGACGTACCACTCGACGGACATGGCTCACGCACCCGAGCGCACAGCAGTCCCCTGCCGGAGTTCCGTTGCCGTACTTCGGTGATGACCACTGCGTCGCGTGACACACCCGCCGGCTGTCCCCCGACACGGTCACCCCGAGTGTCGGGA
The nucleotide sequence above comes from Streptomyces sp. ML-6. Encoded proteins:
- a CDS encoding GyrI-like domain-containing protein; translated protein: MAPYDVKRERKEFYAPKNTAWAVVDVPEQQFIAVDGRGNPNTAPAYVHAVEALYAVAYTLKFAGKRTAGGDFVVAPLEGLWWADRPEAFTGGAKDTWQWTMLISMPSWITQEMIEDAKQTALARKKTPTISRIRHLTLHEGPSAQVLHIGSYDDEAPVLHELHHSYLAANGLRPTGLHHEIYLSDPRRTAPEKLRTILRQPVEELDG
- a CDS encoding VOC family protein, which codes for MAVQIRELHHVGLGMDNATADEARDYYRDVLNLTQDAGRWHIPGIHGYFLDIPSDVQIHLLGSDGPSPYSKGPGKDPVENHIALAVDDIIEAEEELKRLGVEYFTLDNVASPNLKQLFLRDPANNLVEIHQLGLCRCRRSQRPAPAGPSS